A region from the Lutra lutra chromosome 1, mLutLut1.2, whole genome shotgun sequence genome encodes:
- the USP4 gene encoding ubiquitin carboxyl-terminal hydrolase 4 isoform X4, with product MAEGGGCRERPDAETQKSELGALMRTTLQRGAQWYLIDSRWFKQWKKYVGFDSWDMYNVGEHNLFPGPIDNSGLFSDPESQTLKEHLIDELDYVLVPTEAWNKLLNWYGCVEGQQPIVRKGIVVVSGGE from the exons ATGGCGGAAGGTGGAGGCTGTCGTGAGCGACCGGATGCGGAGACCCAGAAATCCGAGCTCGGGGCCTTGATGAGGACCACACTCCAACGAGGGGCGCAGTG GTATCTTATTGACAGCCGGTGGTTCAAGCAGTGGAAGAAGTATGTGGGTTTTGACAGCTGGGATATGTACAATGTGGGTGAACACAATCTATTTCCTGGCCCAATAGATAACTCCGGACTCTTTTCAG atccTGAGAGTCAGACCTTGAAGGAACATTTAATTGATGAATTGGACTATGTTTTGGTCCCAACGGAGGCCTGGAATAAATTACTAAACTGGTATGGCTGTGTAGAAGGCCAACAGCCCATTGTCAGAAAA GGAATTGTGGTCGTGAGTGGTGGTGAGTGA
- the GPX1 gene encoding glutathione peroxidase 1: MCAAPLAAATAASRSVYAFSARPLGGGEPLSLGSLRGKVLLIENVASLUGTTVRDYTEMNELQRRLGPRGLVVLGFPCNQFGHQENAKNEEILNSLKYVRPGGGFEPNFTLFEKCEVNGAQAHPLFAFLREALPAPSDDATALMTDPKFIIWSPVCRNDIAWNFEKFLVGPDGVPVRRYSRRFPTIDIEPDIEALLSQGPGRV; the protein is encoded by the exons ATGTGTGCTGCTCCGCTCGCCGCTGCAACGGCGGCCTCGCGCTCCGTGTATGCTTTCTCCGCGCGCCCGCTGGGCGGCGGGGAGCCCCTGAGCCTGGGTTCCCTGCGGGGTAAGGTGCTGCTCATCGAGAATGTGGCATCGCTCTGAGGCACAACGGTCCGGGACTACACCGAGATGAACGAGCTGCAGCGGCGCCTCGGGCCCCGGGGCCTGGTTGTGCTCGGCTTCCCGTGCAACCAGTTCGGGCATCAG GAGAACGCTAAGAACGAAGAGATCCTGAATTCCCTCAAGTACGTCCGACCCGGCGGCGGGTTCGAGCCCAACTTCACGCTTTTTGAGAAGTGCGAGGTGAACGGTGCGCAGGCGCACCCTCTCTTCGCCTTCCTGCGGGAGGCTCTGCCTGCCCCCAGTGACGATGCCACTGCGCTCATGACCGACCCCAAGTTCATCATCTGGTCTCCCGTGTGCCGCAACGACATCGCCTGGAACTTCGAGAAGTTCTTGGTGGGCCCAGATGGTGTACCTGTACGCCGGTACAGCCGCCGCTTTCCAACCATCGATATCGAGCCTGACATCGAAGCCCTGCTGTCCCAGGGGCCAGGCCGCGTCTAG